The Leadbetterella byssophila DSM 17132 DNA window TATCCCGTTCAGATTTCATGCAAAAATTATCTGCTTATGCGGTAGGAGGAACTACAGTGGCGGCATTGATGAGTTTTTTGAGTCCCAATTATAAGACGGCTATACAAGTTAAGGAGGATGATCCAAGAATTACACAGGAGTGGGTGGAGTATCCTTCTCCAAAGGGGGGAGGCAAGATCAAAGCTTTGTTGTGTAAACCAAAGGAAGCGAAAGGAAAGCTAGGTGGAGTGGTAGTGGTGCATGAGAACAGAGGTTTAAATCCTCATATAGCTGATGTAGGCAGAAGAGCGGCTTTAGCTGGATTTATTAGCTTATCCCCAGATGCTTTGAGTCCTTTAGGAGGATATCCGGGCAATGATGACGAGGGAAGAGAGATGCAAGCAAAAAGAAAGAGGGAGGAGATGTTAGAGGATTTTATTGCTGCGGCAGAGTACCTGAAACCCTTGAGTAATGGTAAAGTGGGGGTGGTAGGATTCTGTTTCGGAGGCTGGATCTCAAATATGATGGCTGCCAGAGTGCCCTTCTTGAATGCAGCGGTTCCTTTTTACGGTGGTCAAGCCCCTGTGGAAGAAGTACCGAATATCAAAGCTCCTTTATTATTGCATTTTGCTGAATTAGATACAAATGTGAACAAAGGTTGGGAAGCCTATGAGAAAGCTTTGAAAGAGAATAAAAAGGAATTTACGGCATACTTCTATCCAAATACTAATCACGGTTTCCATAATGACACTACTCCGAGGTTTGATAAGGCGGCTGCTGCACTAGCGTGGGACCGTACGGTAACATTTTTTAGGAAATATTTAAGTTGACTGTAACATTTTCTGTGTTCCTAGCTCTAAAGGAAAAAAACACAGAAAATGAATAAAATTTTAGTATTTCTCCTACTTGGTTTCGGGGTAAAAGCTCAATCCATATACCACAAAGCCTTTGGTGATCCCAAGGCTGAGCCCATACTTTTTCTACACGGTGGTCCGGGTGGGAGTGCTATAGACTTTGAAGTGAGTACCGCGAAGGCACTTTCTGAAAAAGGATACTATGTAGTACTTTATGACAGACGCGGTGAGGGAAGGTCAGATACGGATGATGCTAAGTATACCTTGGAGCAAACCTTTAGTGACATTGATTCCTTGTGCGGAGCTTACGGTATTAAAAGTGTAAATCTAATAGGGCACAGCTTTGGTGGGATGCTGGCTATAAAATATGCCGTGGCACGTCCAGAGAAAGTCAAGCGCATCGTCTTGGCGGCAGCCCCCATAGATCTGCAAGCCAGCCTTAGGGCAGTGCATCAGCGGGTAGCTGTAAAGGGCGACTCTGCAG harbors:
- a CDS encoding dienelactone hydrolase family protein, encoding MNDPKVKQELLELYNDYAHNRLSRSDFMQKLSAYAVGGTTVAALMSFLSPNYKTAIQVKEDDPRITQEWVEYPSPKGGGKIKALLCKPKEAKGKLGGVVVVHENRGLNPHIADVGRRAALAGFISLSPDALSPLGGYPGNDDEGREMQAKRKREEMLEDFIAAAEYLKPLSNGKVGVVGFCFGGWISNMMAARVPFLNAAVPFYGGQAPVEEVPNIKAPLLLHFAELDTNVNKGWEAYEKALKENKKEFTAYFYPNTNHGFHNDTTPRFDKAAAALAWDRTVTFFRKYLS
- a CDS encoding alpha/beta fold hydrolase, with the protein product MNKILVFLLLGFGVKAQSIYHKAFGDPKAEPILFLHGGPGGSAIDFEVSTAKALSEKGYYVVLYDRRGEGRSDTDDAKYTLEQTFSDIDSLCGAYGIKSVNLIGHSFGGMLAIKYAVARPEKVKRIVLAAAPIDLQASLRAVHQRVAVKGDSAAKAQLAFVLKQDSASIYYSSGTFMLAMQNGVYTSPTLSEEGKARHAAFYSDPSVKSYMEKQAATKYKTMYQPSMGFVSNEKYTLMKLYQDFPKLQKIPVFGIYGKDDGLFDEAQLSKIATYSSGGFVLLNNCSHTLYLDAQEEFIELLTAWLR